The Oncorhynchus masou masou isolate Uvic2021 chromosome 6, UVic_Omas_1.1, whole genome shotgun sequence genome has a window encoding:
- the LOC135541705 gene encoding coiled-coil domain-containing protein 122-like: MANSAGMTLITNHLLSSEVTGSLPCIAVETHGGPDFSLTQALEDVSQQGYAQIVALREKQQVLSSLQAILSDIEEKGKEAEVELKSNVRQILILEGEMEHLQRHMQDLGLRSVTVYNENTELRLLIEEEEDNFSRVLAGYNTYRNKMEGHRTAVLQAESQTRAHMELVEKRALVRVLTERREELRADLENPEGNAVKQAQKELDDMRGQISDRRKMVTERRELILKEFESHTLIKKHIEIQNRRYDAIVKRLHCQLMKAQSGHRQLSDDIYHMEREIQDLKRHLEVP; encoded by the exons ATGGCCAACTCTGCTGGGATGACG cTAATAACAAACCACCTTCTTTCTTCAGAGGTGACAGGGTCCCTTCCATGTATTGCTGTAGAGACACATGGAGGGCCTGACTTCTCTCTAACACAAGCTTTAGAAGACGTCTCTCAACAAGGATATGCCCAGATTGTGGCCCTCCGGGAGAAACAACAAGTGCTCAGCTCTCTCCAG GCCATACTATCAGACATTGAGGAGAAAGGCAAAGAAGCTGAAGTGGAGTTAAAATCCAACGTGAGGCAGATTCTCATCCTGGAGGGTGAGATGGAACACCTGCAGCGACACATGCAAGACCTGGGCTTGCGCTCCGTCACCGTCTACAACGAAAACACAGAGCTCCGACTGCTGatcgaggaagaggaggacaactTCAGCCGTGTGCTGGCCGGTTACAACACCTACCGGAACAAGATGGAGGGCCACCGGACGGCCGTCTTGCAAGCGGAGAGCCAGACGAGGGCTCACATGGAGCTAGTGGAGAAGAGGGCTCTGGTCAGAGTgctcacagagaggagagaggagctgagggCCGACCTGGAGAACCCAGAGGGGAATGCTGTGAAGCAGGCACAG AAAGAGTTGGATGACATGAGGGGGCAGATCTCAGACCGGAGGAAGATGGTGACTGAGAGAAGAGAGCTCATCCTGAAGGAGTTTGAGAGTCACACACTGATCAAGAAGCATATCGAG ATCCAGAACAGACGGTACGATGCCATCGTGAAGCGTCTCCACTGCCAACTAATGAAGGCCCAGTCCGGCCACAGGCAGCTGTCTGATGATATCTaccacatggagagagagatccagGACCTCAAGAGACACCTCGAGGTGCCATAA
- the LOC135542715 gene encoding tumor necrosis factor ligand superfamily member 11-like isoform X1, translating to MESSLPKFQQLRRSEAYSNRTLIGTVVFMGLLQVVSSVAVVLHLTGHLQQVTQTGPALVEISDDLQRGESQRCPKKPREVIPSAHLPIQPPSGHIQRDIQNTMIHWDHAHGHLSKIGYHDGRILVREGGLYYIYVKTCFRYYDQVEESLLESHAPGRKGASAEPSIHREDGAGAGALLIQYVFHERHSHSAPLRPAVLMKSGSTKHWQRGHYHMCCQQQGGAFPLGPGDSIYVSVSNSWLLDPEAEGSYFGAFRISR from the exons ATGGAAAGCAGTCTGCCAAAATTTCAGCAGCTCAGGAGATCAGAAGCATATTCAAACAGAACTCTTATTGGTACCGTCGTTTTCATGGGATTACTTCAAGTGGTATCAAGTGTTGCTGTAGTACTTCACTTGACAGGTCATCTTCAACAG GTCACCCAGACCGGACCAGCCCTAGTTGAGATTTCGGACGACCTCCAGAGAGGGGAGTCACAGAGGTGCCCAAAAAAACCCAGGGAGGTCATACCATCAGCCCACCTGCCCATTCAGCCTCCCAGTGGGCACATCCAGAGAGATATCCAGAACACCATGATCCACTGGGACCACGCCCATGGACACCTGTCCAAGATCGGGTACCATGACGGCAGGATCCTAGTCCGCGAGGGAGGCCTGTACTACATCTATGTCAAAACCTGCTTCAGGTACTACGACCAGGTAGAGGAGTCACTGTTGGAGTCTCATGCTCCAGGGAGAAAAGGTGCTTCAGCAGAGCCTAGCATTCACAGAGAAGATGGGGCCGGGGCTGGTGCCCTTCTTATACAATACGTGTTCCACGAGCGTCACAGTCACAGTGCCCCCCTCAGGCCAGCTGTGCTGATGAAAAGCGGCAGCACCAAGCACTGGCAGAGGGGCCACTACCACATGTGTTGTCAGCAGCAGGGAGGGGCTTTCCCCCTGGGGCCCGGGGACAGTATCTACGTCAGCGTGTCCAATTCCTGGCTGCTGGACCCGGAAGCTGAGGGAAGCTACTTCGGGGCCTTCAGAATCAGCAGATGA
- the LOC135542715 gene encoding tumor necrosis factor ligand superfamily member 11-like isoform X3 gives MVTQTGPALVEISDDLQRGESQRCPKKPREVIPSAHLPIQPPSGHIQRDIQNTMIHWDHAHGHLSKIGYHDGRILVREGGLYYIYVKTCFRYYDQVEESLLESHAPGRKGASAEPSIHREDGAGAGALLIQYVFHERHSHSAPLRPAVLMKSGSTKHWQRGHYHMCCQQQGGAFPLGPGDSIYVSVSNSWLLDPEAEGSYFGAFRISR, from the exons ATG GTCACCCAGACCGGACCAGCCCTAGTTGAGATTTCGGACGACCTCCAGAGAGGGGAGTCACAGAGGTGCCCAAAAAAACCCAGGGAGGTCATACCATCAGCCCACCTGCCCATTCAGCCTCCCAGTGGGCACATCCAGAGAGATATCCAGAACACCATGATCCACTGGGACCACGCCCATGGACACCTGTCCAAGATCGGGTACCATGACGGCAGGATCCTAGTCCGCGAGGGAGGCCTGTACTACATCTATGTCAAAACCTGCTTCAGGTACTACGACCAGGTAGAGGAGTCACTGTTGGAGTCTCATGCTCCAGGGAGAAAAGGTGCTTCAGCAGAGCCTAGCATTCACAGAGAAGATGGGGCCGGGGCTGGTGCCCTTCTTATACAATACGTGTTCCACGAGCGTCACAGTCACAGTGCCCCCCTCAGGCCAGCTGTGCTGATGAAAAGCGGCAGCACCAAGCACTGGCAGAGGGGCCACTACCACATGTGTTGTCAGCAGCAGGGAGGGGCTTTCCCCCTGGGGCCCGGGGACAGTATCTACGTCAGCGTGTCCAATTCCTGGCTGCTGGACCCGGAAGCTGAGGGAAGCTACTTCGGGGCCTTCAGAATCAGCAGATGA
- the LOC135542715 gene encoding tumor necrosis factor ligand superfamily member 11-like isoform X2, protein MNGEEVTQTGPALVEISDDLQRGESQRCPKKPREVIPSAHLPIQPPSGHIQRDIQNTMIHWDHAHGHLSKIGYHDGRILVREGGLYYIYVKTCFRYYDQVEESLLESHAPGRKGASAEPSIHREDGAGAGALLIQYVFHERHSHSAPLRPAVLMKSGSTKHWQRGHYHMCCQQQGGAFPLGPGDSIYVSVSNSWLLDPEAEGSYFGAFRISR, encoded by the exons ATGAATGGTGAGGAG GTCACCCAGACCGGACCAGCCCTAGTTGAGATTTCGGACGACCTCCAGAGAGGGGAGTCACAGAGGTGCCCAAAAAAACCCAGGGAGGTCATACCATCAGCCCACCTGCCCATTCAGCCTCCCAGTGGGCACATCCAGAGAGATATCCAGAACACCATGATCCACTGGGACCACGCCCATGGACACCTGTCCAAGATCGGGTACCATGACGGCAGGATCCTAGTCCGCGAGGGAGGCCTGTACTACATCTATGTCAAAACCTGCTTCAGGTACTACGACCAGGTAGAGGAGTCACTGTTGGAGTCTCATGCTCCAGGGAGAAAAGGTGCTTCAGCAGAGCCTAGCATTCACAGAGAAGATGGGGCCGGGGCTGGTGCCCTTCTTATACAATACGTGTTCCACGAGCGTCACAGTCACAGTGCCCCCCTCAGGCCAGCTGTGCTGATGAAAAGCGGCAGCACCAAGCACTGGCAGAGGGGCCACTACCACATGTGTTGTCAGCAGCAGGGAGGGGCTTTCCCCCTGGGGCCCGGGGACAGTATCTACGTCAGCGTGTCCAATTCCTGGCTGCTGGACCCGGAAGCTGAGGGAAGCTACTTCGGGGCCTTCAGAATCAGCAGATGA
- the LOC135542713 gene encoding peptide chain release factor 1, mitochondrial-like: MLTQKCIRLYSWCALHMRKRIWKELANRSLVPTRRCCNNHLGDLYRNESVQRYLRQLVEEYRDVTKTLQHGFLNDPARKELNKRQVGLSPVATAFQSAEHAVKDLEEVETLLQKTVGSKEEDRQMVQLLKEEQAQITQRIESLRKDLIQTLVPSDPHDTSNVLLEVVTGRTTGGDICQQFTREMFDMYQGLASHKNWDFEIFNYTPAEYGGLHHAAVRIAGESVYRRLKHEGGTHRVQRIPEVGLSSRMQRIHTGTMTVIVLPQPNELDISIDPKDLRVDTFRSRGAGGQSVNTTDSAVRIVHLPTGTVAECQTSRSQLQNRDTALRVLKARLYQSMMGRETEQRLTARKQQVGTRSQSERIRTYNFSQDRVTDHRTGYVTRDIKEFMRGGEPLDDLISELLEHGDKEALLELVVTCSQRY; encoded by the exons ATGCTTACGCAGAAATGTATTCGACTGTATAGCTGGTGCGCCCTCCACATGCGCAAGAGAATATGGAAGGAACTAGCAAATCGATCACTCGTACCAACAAGACGCTGTTGTAACAATCATTTGGGAGATTTATACCGGAATGAGTCCGTACAAAGATATCTTCGGCAGCTTGTGGAAGAGTACAGAGATGTCACCAAAACATTACAACATGGGTTTCTCAACGACCCCGCCAGGAAAGAGTTGAATAAGAGACAGGTGGGACTTTCACCAGTGGCCACTGCGTTTCAAAGTGCTGAACACGCCGTGAAAGACCTAGAGGAGGTTGAAACTCTGCTTCAGA AGACAGTCGGTTCCAAAGAGGAAGACCGACAAATGGTCCAGCTACTGAAAGAGGAACAAGCACAGATCACCCAAAGAATCGAGTCATTGAGAAAAGAT TTGATCCAGACACTAGTACCCAGTGACCCACACGACACCAGTAATGTCCTTCTGGAGGTGGTAACAGGGCGGACAACAGGAG GTGACATCTGTCAACAGTTCACCAGAGAGATGTTTGACATGTACCAAGGCCTTGCCAGCCACAAGAACTGGGACTTTGAGATCTTCAACTACACACCTGCTGAATATG GTGGACTGCACCATGCGGCAGTAAGGATAGCGGGGGAGAGTGTGTACCGCCGTCTGAAGCATGAGGGAGGGACACACCGGGTCCAGAGGATCCCCGAGGTGGGCCTTTCCTCCAGGATGCAACGCATTCACACAGGAACCATGACCGTCATCGTCCTGCCACAACCCAACGAG CTGGACATCAGCATTGACCCTAAGGACCTGCGGGTTGACACGTTCAGATCGAGAGGGGCGGGAGGTCAAAGTGTCAACACAACAGACAGTGCTGTCCGAATAGTACACCTGCCAACAG GTACGGTGGCAGAGTGTCAGACGTCCCGCTCTCAGCTGCAGAATCGTGACACAGCCCTGCGCGTGCTGAAGGCCCGCCTCTACCAGAGCATGATGGGCAGAGAGACGGAGCAGAGACTTACGGCACGCAAACAGCAG GTGGGCACTCGCTCCCAGTCGGAGAGGATTCGCACCTACAACTTCAGCCAGGATCGCGTGACAGATCACCGGACTGGCTATGTGACCAGAGATATCAAG